Proteins from a single region of Pseudopedobacter saltans DSM 12145:
- a CDS encoding RNA polymerase sigma-70 factor encodes MRNLEKLSDNKLAVLLCEGSDAAFEEIFNRYWSALYAAAYKRLKSHEKAEETVQDLFTHLWTKRKCIKIHTSLAAYLHTAIRYMVFNNMQKEGVRESYRISQQTTNSYDNSTEETILINDLNKILEKEVNHLPPKCRSVYELSRKHYKTNREIAAVLGISEKTVEGHLTKAIRQLKIRIYGINKLASWLIIILSIKN; translated from the coding sequence ATGCGGAATCTCGAGAAGCTTTCGGACAATAAACTTGCGGTATTGCTTTGTGAAGGTAGTGATGCCGCATTTGAAGAGATTTTTAACAGATATTGGTCTGCTTTATATGCAGCTGCCTATAAGCGGTTAAAATCTCATGAAAAAGCAGAAGAAACGGTTCAGGATTTATTTACCCATTTATGGACTAAGAGAAAATGCATTAAAATCCATACTTCACTAGCTGCTTATCTTCATACTGCAATTCGTTATATGGTGTTTAATAATATGCAAAAAGAAGGAGTTAGGGAATCATATAGGATATCTCAGCAAACTACAAATAGTTATGACAATTCAACAGAAGAGACAATTTTGATTAATGATTTAAATAAGATTCTCGAGAAAGAAGTAAATCATCTTCCACCAAAATGTCGATCTGTTTATGAACTTAGCCGCAAACATTATAAAACTAACCGAGAAATTGCTGCCGTACTTGGTATTTCTGAAAAAACGGTCGAAGGGCATCTGACAAAAGCCATCAGACAATTAAAGATCAGGATTTACGGTATTAATAAATTAGCCTCCTGGCTCATTATAATCTTATCGATTAAAAATTAA